The Nitrospiraceae bacterium genome window below encodes:
- a CDS encoding efflux RND transporter permease subunit, with protein sequence VREIISTAIGGEVATRVYEGQQRFDLVVRFPKPYRDSVETISNIKVSDQAGALIPLADLGTIQLEEGPGRISREQLQRYVSIGFNTLGRDIGSLVAEAQQKINERVALPTGYRVTWGGSFENMERAMAKLKVIVPITIGLIFFLLYSTFNSLRQATLIILNLPFALIGGVVALWLTKEYLSVPASIGFINLFGVAVLNGIVLVSYMNKLREDGHSLDEAVTSGALLRLRPVLMTALVALLGLVPLAFAQGIGSEVQRPLAIVVIGGLVSSTLLTLIMLPVLYRWLEGREQGPRQAGAPPTGSAYESHHTAGDQHHGNGEPRFTRHPGEIPSA encoded by the coding sequence ATGTGCGTGAAATCATCTCGACGGCCATCGGGGGAGAGGTCGCGACCCGCGTCTATGAAGGCCAGCAACGGTTCGATCTCGTCGTGCGGTTTCCAAAACCGTATCGAGATAGCGTCGAAACCATCAGTAACATCAAAGTCAGCGACCAGGCCGGCGCCCTCATTCCCTTGGCCGATCTCGGCACTATTCAGTTGGAAGAAGGACCTGGCCGCATCAGCCGGGAACAGTTGCAACGATACGTCTCGATCGGATTCAATACCCTTGGACGGGATATCGGGAGCCTTGTGGCCGAGGCGCAGCAGAAGATCAATGAACGTGTGGCGCTGCCGACCGGGTACCGGGTGACGTGGGGTGGATCGTTTGAGAACATGGAGCGGGCGATGGCGAAGCTGAAAGTCATCGTGCCGATCACCATTGGACTGATTTTCTTTCTCTTGTACTCTACCTTCAACTCTCTTCGGCAGGCGACGCTGATTATCTTGAATCTGCCGTTTGCGTTGATTGGGGGAGTGGTGGCGCTGTGGTTGACCAAGGAGTATCTCAGTGTGCCGGCGTCGATCGGATTCATCAACCTCTTCGGTGTGGCCGTGCTGAACGGCATCGTGCTGGTGTCGTATATGAACAAGCTGCGTGAAGACGGACACAGCTTGGATGAGGCCGTGACCTCGGGGGCCCTGCTTCGATTGCGCCCGGTCTTAATGACGGCGTTGGTCGCACTGTTGGGCCTCGTGCCGCTTGCATTCGCTCAGGGAATCGGCTCGGAGGTGCAGCGCCCGTTGGCCATCGTGGTCATCGGCGGATTAGTGAGTTCGACACTCCTGACCCTGATCATGTTGCCGGTGCTCTATCGGTGGCTGGAAGGTCGTGAACAGGGGCCAAGGCAGGCGGGAGCTCCACCGACCGGATCGGCATATGAGTCGCATCACACAGCGGGCGACCAGCACCATGGGAACGGTGAACCACGGTTTACGCGCCATCCCGGCGAGATCCCATCGGCGTGA
- a CDS encoding c-type cytochrome — translation MSKISAQLVFAVTVIIVSSQLAIAAPKETDQPNIDQVKGRKIFAKHCAGCHGPEGRGDGYLLLGPDPANLTRPITKKKPDALLLQTIHEGKPNMPSWKGRLSEGESRAVLAYIRALKK, via the coding sequence ATGTCGAAGATATCTGCTCAACTGGTTTTCGCGGTAACAGTCATCATCGTGAGCAGTCAGCTCGCGATAGCAGCGCCGAAGGAAACCGACCAGCCGAATATCGATCAGGTCAAAGGGAGAAAGATTTTTGCTAAACATTGCGCCGGCTGCCATGGGCCGGAGGGAAGAGGAGACGGGTACCTGTTACTAGGGCCTGACCCGGCCAATCTGACGAGACCTATCACCAAGAAAAAGCCTGATGCGCTGTTGCTCCAGACAATCCATGAAGGCAAGCCCAATATGCCGTCATGGAAGGGCCGCCTGTCCGAGGGCGAGAGTCGGGCGGTTCTGGCCTACATCCGAGCGCTGAAGAAATAA
- a CDS encoding HigA family addiction module antidote protein: protein MIRNGMRPIHPGEILLEAFMKPAVPLINANLLAKALAVPANRITAILRGQRGITGDTAVRLAAFFDTTAEFWMNLQKTYELRLAEEAMSSKVRKHIEQSRESRVSA from the coding sequence ATGATCAGAAATGGCATGCGGCCAATTCATCCTGGAGAAATTTTGTTAGAGGCGTTCATGAAGCCGGCAGTCCCTCTGATCAATGCCAATCTGCTCGCAAAGGCCCTCGCTGTGCCGGCGAATCGGATCACAGCAATTCTCAGAGGACAGCGAGGCATTACGGGCGATACTGCCGTTCGTCTAGCGGCATTTTTCGACACCACCGCTGAATTTTGGATGAACCTGCAGAAGACCTACGAGCTGCGCCTTGCAGAAGAAGCCATGTCGAGCAAGGTGAGGAAACACATTGAGCAAAGCA